The genomic DNA TCGGCGGCGTCGAGGTCGACTTCCGCGAGGGCTTCAAGAACCGGCGTTCGCCCGAATATCTGATGCTCCACGGCCTGCCGCCGGAGGCGGCCGAGGAATCGCACGAGGATTGGGTCAATCGTATCCATCCCGACGACCGCGACGCCACCGTCAAGCACTTCATCGATGCACTCGCCGGCACCAGCGAAGACTACACCGCCGAATACCGCATCATCCGTCCCAATGACGGCGAGACCCGCTGGATCCGGGTCGTCGCCAAGATCGAGCGCGACAAGGACGGCCGCGCCATCCGCCTCGTCGGCGCCCATATCGACGTCACCGACCAGATGCTCGCGCGCGAGACCCTGCGCGAAAGCGAGGAACGCTTCCGCCTGATCGCCGACAGCGCCCCGGTGCCGATCTGGGTGACCAAGCTCGACCGCACGCGGTCCTTTGCCAACCAGGCCTATGTCGACTTCGTCGGCCTGCCCTACGATCAGGCGATCGCCTTCGACTGGCGCAAGGTGCTGCATCCGGACGACCTGCCGCATGTGCTGCAGCAATCGGTCCAGGGCGAAGCCTCGCTGAAACCCTTCGTGCTTGAAGCGCGCTACAAGAATGCCAGCGGCGAATGGCGCTGGCTGCGCTCGGAATCGCAGCCGCGCTGGGACCCCACCGGCAAGCATATCGGCTTCATCGGGGTCGCCCACGACATCACCGTCGCCAAGCAGGCCGAGATCGAGCTCCGGCGGCTCAACGAGACGCTGGAAGAGCGCATCGCCGAGCGCACCGCCGAGCTCGAATCCAACGAGGCGCGGCTGCGCGCGATCCTGGAGACCAGCAACCAATATCAGGGCCTCGTCAATCTCAGCGGCGAACTTCTCTACGCCAACAAGACCGCACTCGACGGCATGGGGGCTCATTCCTCGGAGGTGATCGGAAAGCCGCTGTGGGAGACGCCCTGGTTCAGCGCGACGGAGGGCATGAGCGCGCTGGTGCGCGAAGCGTTCCACACCGTACTCAAGGGCGAAGCCGTGCGGCTCGAGATGCGCCTGCGCCTTCCCATCGGCGAGCGTGATTTCGACTTCGGCATGCGCCCCGTGCTCGACCGCCACGGCAACATCACCGGCGCGGTCCCTGAAGCCGTCGACATCACCGAGCGGCGCCGCGGCGAGGAAGCATTGCGGCAGTCGCAGAAGATGGAGGCGATCGGCCAGCTCACCGGCGGCGTCGCCCACGACTTCAACAACCTCCTCACCATCATCCGCTCGGCCACCGATTTCCTGCGCCGCCGCGAGCTGCCGGAAGAGCGCCGCCGCCGCTATGTCGATGCCATCTCCGACACGGTCGAGCGTGCCTCCAAGCTGACCGCTCAGCTTCTGGCGTTCGCGCGCCGGCAGCCGCTGAAGCCGCAGATCTTCAACGTCGGCAGCCAGGTCGAGGGTGTCGCGCAACTGGTCCGGCCGCTGGTCGGCGGTCGCATCGAAATCGCGGTGGAGATTCAAGACGCCGACTGCTTCACCATCGCCGACATCGCCCAGTTCGAGACCGCGCTGATCAACCTCGCCATCAACGCCCGGGACGCCATGGAGGGCGAAGGCAGCCTTACCATCGCGGTGCGCAAGGTTTCCGGCATCCCCAGCTTGCGCGCGCAGTCTGCGCGCAGCGGCGACTATGTCGCGATCTCGGTCACCGATACCGGCAGCGGCATCGCGCCGGAGCATCTCGATTCGATCTTCGAGCCGTTCTTCACGACCAAGGAGGTCGGCAAGGGCACCGGCCTCGGTCTCAGCCAGGCGTTTGGCTTCGCCAAGCAGTCCGAGGGTGACGTCGCGGTGACGAGCACGCAGGGCAAGGGCGCAACCTTCACGATCTACCTGCCGCAGGCCCAGAGCCCTGTCGCCGAGAAAGAAGCCGCGGCACTGATCCACGAGGCCGCCACCACCGGGCGCGGCTACCGCGTGCTCGTGGTCGAGGACAATGACGATGTCGGCCAGTTCTCCACCGAGCTGCTGGAGGATCTCGGCTATGTCGTCCGCCGCGTCGCCAACGCCAACGCGGCGCTGGCGATCCTCGGCGAGAACGAATTCGCCGTCGACCTCGTGTTCTCCGACGTCATCATGCCCGGCATGAACGGCGTCGAGCTCGCCGGCATCATCCGCGAGCGCTATCCGGGCCTGCCCGTAGTGCTCACCTCCGGCTACAGCAACGTGCTCGCCGAAAACGCCCATCGCGGTTTCGAGTTGATCCAGAAGCCGTATTCGGTGGAATCGCTGTCGCGCATCCTGCGCAAGGCAATCACGGAGAAGTTGTCGGTGGCGCGGTGAATGTGAGCGAAGCTTACCGCTGTCGTCCCGGACAAGCGCGCAAAAAGCGCGCGCCTATCCGGGACCCATACTCCGAGACGGACGTTGTAGCGTGAGCTCGTAGCCGGCAATCTTCGCCAAACTTCATCCTGTGGTTATGGGTCCCAGACCTGCGCTTACGCTTGCCCGGGACGACAGCGAAGTGCTTGGCGCGCGCTGATAGACACAACGACGATCGAGAAACCGATGTCCAGCGAAACTCCCGATCGAGCAAGGCAAGCCGGCCGGGCGCTGGATGCGGCCAATTTCTTCCTCGCCGACGTCCGCGACGGTCTCGGACCTTACCTCGCCGTCTATCTTCTCACCGAGCAGCACTGGGACGAGGCGCGCATCGGCCTCGTGATGTCGGTCGCGACCATCGCCGGCATCGTGGCGCAGACGCCGGCCGGAGCGCTGGTCGATGCGACGCGGGCGAAGCGGCTGATGATGGTGATTGCCGCGATCATGGTGACACTGGCTTCGTTGTCGCTGCCGCTGTTTCCGAGCTTCCTGCCCGTCGCGATCTCGCAAGGGATCGCGCAGGCCGCCGTCGTGATCTTTCCACCTGCGATTGCCGCCGTTTCGCTCGGCATCTTCGGCCGCGCCGCCTTCACCCGGCGGATCGGCCGCAACGAAACCTTCAACCACGCCGGCAATGCGGTCGCGGCCGCATTGGCGGGCGTCTCCGCCTATTGGTTCGGCCCGACCGTCGTCTTCTATCTTCTGAGCGCGATGGCGATCGCGAGCCTTCTCAGCATCCTCGCGATCCCCGCCCGCGCCATCGATCACGACCTCGCCCGCGGGCTGCACGATGCGGGTACGGATGCGCAACAGGACACGCCGTCAGGCATCGCCGTGCTTCTGACTTGCCGCCCCCTCCTCGTCTTTGCCATCTGCGTGTTGCTCTTTCACCTCTCCAACGCGGCGATGCTGCCACTGGTCGGGCAGAAACTGGCGCTGCAGGACAAGAACATGGGCACCAGCCTGATGTCGGCCTGCATCGTCGCGGCGCAAGTCGTGATGGTGCCGTTTGCCATGCTGGTCGGTGCCAGGGCCGACCGCTGGGGCCACAAGCGGTTCTTCCTCGCGGCCCTGCTGATCCTTCCTATCCGCGGCGCACTCTACACGCTCTCCGACAATCCTTTCTGGCTGGTCGGCGTGCAGCTGCTCGACGGCGTCGGCGCCGGCATTTTTGGCGCGATCTTTCCCGTCATCGTTGCCGATCTCATGCGCAACACCGGCCGCTTCAACGTCGCGCAAGGCGCGGTCATCACCGCCCAGAGCATCGGCGCGGCGCTGTCGACGACGCTGGCCGGCTTCGCCGTGGTCGGCGCGGGCTACAGCGCGGCGTTCATCAGCCTGGGCCTCGTCGCTGCGATCGGCGCCGCCATCTGCATTCTCGCCCTGCCCGAGACGCGACATGGGGCCGCCCGCGCCCAGGGGGAGACAGCGGCACCGGCATCCGCTATCGCTGCCGAATGAACTCATTTCACGTCAAGGACTGAACGTGCCGTCTGACGCCATCTGGGCCTGGAGCATCATCGTCGTCGTGACCGCAGGCGTCATCATCCGGCCGTTTCGCCTGCCCGAAGCGGTCTGGGCCGTAATCGGCGCGAGCGCGCTGGTGCTATCAGGCCTGCTGCCGTGGCAGGACGCCCTCGCCGGCATCGCAAAAGGCCTCGATGTCTACCTGTTCCTGATCGGCATGATGCTGATCGCCGAGCTGGCGCGGCTCGAGGGCCTGTTCGACTATCTCGCCGCGCTCGCGGTGGAATATGCCGCCGGCTCGCCGCAGCGGCTGTTCCTGCTGATCTATCTCGTCGGCACGCTGGTGACGGTGCTGCTCTCCAACGACGCCACCGCGATCGTGCTGACGCCCGCCGTCTATGCCGCGACGCGCGCGGCCGGCGCGAAACCGCTGCCCTATCTCTTCGTCTGCGCCTTCATCGCCAATGCCGCGAGCTTCGTGCTGCCGATCTCCAATCCGGCCAATCTCGTCGTGTTCGGCGCGCGGATGCCGCATCTGACGGAATGGCTGCGCCTGTTCGCCCTGCCATCGGCGGCCTCGATCCTGCTGACCTACATCGTGCTGCGCCTGACCCAGCACCGCGCGCTGAAGGAGGAGACGATTGCCCACCGCGTGCCGCATCCCGAGCTCGGCCGCGGCGGCAAGCTGACGGCGATCGGCATCGTCGCGATCGGCATCGTGCTGGTCACGGCGTCGGCGCTGGACAAGCAACTCGGCCTGCCGACCTTCATCTGCGGCGGCGTGACGGCCGCGATCGTGCTGCTGCTCAGCCGGCAGTCGCCTGTGCCGGTGCTGCGCGGCGTGTCGTGGAGCGTGCTGCCGCTGGTCGGCGGGCTGTTCGTCATGGTGGAGGTGCTGATCAAGACCGGCGTGATCGCGCAGCTCAGCGCGCTGCTGCACCAGGCGGTGGCCCAATCCGTGCCGCAGGCCGCCTGGAGCGTCGGCATCGCGACCGCGCTCGCCGACAACATCGCCAACAACCTGCCGGTCGGTCTCGTCGCCGGCTCGGTCGCCGCCAGCGATCATTTGCCCGCACCTGTCGTCAGCGCCATCCTGATTGGCGTCGACCTCGGCCCCAATCTGTCGGTGACCGGCTCGCTCGCCACCATCCTCTGGCTGGTCGCGCTTCGCCGGGAAAAGATCGAGGTCGGCGCCTGGCCGTTCCTCAAGCTCGGCCTGCTGGTGACGCCGCCCGCCCTGATCGCGGCTTTGGCGGCGGCCATCCGATAAACGTGCGATCTTTGCGGCGCATCAATGTCGCCGCTGAGGCCGGAGCTATACTTCAACTTGTCGCGCAGCCTGATAGGGCGCGGCAAGGAGATCCATCACGCAGATCCAGTCAAAGGCATTGCCGCAGAGCTTTTCCCTGCGTCGTTCGTTTCAGAGTTTCACCGCGCCACGCCAGGGCCAGGCGGAAACGTCCCACCCATTGCTGCTCCTCGCGGTGGTGGTGCTGGTGACCCTGTTCGCGATCGTGGAGGTCGACCTGCACAGCGCTCAGTTGCAGGCGCTCGGCCTGCTCGGCCATGGCGCCGGGATTGATCCGGTCTTCCTGAGCCCGTAGTCCTGGGAATGGAGCCCGATCGCGGCCATGGTTGCGACCGGGCAACGCTTCGTCAGTCGTTCTCGTAGCCGTAGACTTCCGGCAGGATGAAGATCGCGGCGAGCAATCCCATCAACGGAAAGATCGCGACCATTAGCGTGGCGTTCGCCTGCCCGATCGCGGCGAACACCGTCGGGAACAGGAAGATCGCCAGGAACGACGGCAGCTTCACGAACATGTAGGCGAAGCCGCTGGCGGTGCCGCGATATTTCGGCTTGGCGACCATGGTCGGGATCGTCATGCAGTTCGACGCGTCCCAGTAATGGCCCCACAGCATGGCGGCGGCCGCGAACGGCAGCAGGATCTTGTTGTCGGTATAGAGCGCGAAGGCCGCGACCAGCAGCGCGGCCAGCACGATCGAGAAGCCCGCGATCGAGATGCCGCGGTGACCGATCTTCGGCGTCAGGAGCGGGCCGACCCAGCCCGACAGAGCGGCGAAGGAGAACAGCGCCATCGTCACCAGATTGATGCCGAGCACGCTCGACACGCCGACCATGACGAAGAGCACCGGCAGATAGAACGCGAAGGTCGAGAATTCGCTGGCTTGCACGAAGCAGGCGATCCAGCCGTAAAGCGTGGCGCGCCAGCGGATCGGATCCTTCTTGAGGTCGGCAAGGAATGCGCGGGTCGAGACTTTCGGCACTTCGACGTCCTGGTCCGGCAGCATGTCGAGATTGTCGTTGAACATCTCGCGCGCGACCTGCTTGGCCTCGCGGTAGCGGCCCTTCTGCACCAGCCACACCGCCGTCTCCGGCACGTCGTGCCGCATGATCAGGATGATCAGCGCCGGCAGCGCGCCGAGGCCGAGCGTCACGCGCCACAGCGTCTCGTGGTTCATGTCGATCAGGAGGAAGATCACGATGACGCCGATGGTGAGCACCTCGCCGACCGCGAACATGAACTGCCAGCGGTTGCCCATGACCTCGCGCTCACCCTTGGCCATGGATTCCATGATGTAGGTATAGCCGGTCGAGATGTCGGAACCGAGCGGAATGCCGAGCAGGAAGCGGATCACGATGAGCCAGGTGATATCGGGCACGAAGGCCTGCGCTAGCGCCAGCACGATGAACAGCACCATCGTGGCCAGGAACATGACGCGGCGGCCGATCTTGTCGGAGAGCCAGCCGCCGAGCAGCGCACCGATCAGGGCGCCGCCCTGCGTGCCGGCCGCGGCAAGGCCCAGCATCAGCGGATCAGGATTGAACTGCTCCTTGATGAAGATCAGCACGAAGGCGATCGAATAGAGATCCCAGGCCTCGACCAGGATCGAGGCCATCATCAGCCAGCCGACCTTGTTGCCCTTGGGACTGTAGTTCGTGATGAGGTAGCGGACCGCGGCTTCGCTCGCGGTCGGTTGTGGCATCGCCGTCGTTGACATGTCTGGTCCTCTCTTCAAGACTTTCAAAGCATGATCCGGATCCGAAGGGCCGCGCTAGCGCAAAGTGCGCAGCGGTTTTCCGAGCGGATCATGCCCAAACAACAAGCTAAAGCGCGATGACGATCCATCCTGATCTCATCGCGCTTTACGTGCCGAGCAGCGGCTCGATGCTGCAATCGAGCAGGCGCGGGTCGATCCCCACCTCCATGCCGTTGAACATCTCGCCCATGTAGTCGATCAGTGCATCGCTCGCCTTGACCGCGTCCTCGACGCGGCGGTTGGCGACTGCGTTGAGAATGCCGAGATGATGGTCGATCGTGCCGGATAGATCGGCCTGTCCCGGCATGAAGCGGTGGTGGATGTAGCCGATGCGGCGATACAGCGTGTGCAGCGGCCGCAGCGTGTGCACCAGGAACGGCTCGCCGGCCGCCTCCAGCACCAGCGCGTCGATGCGGCGGTCGATGCTGTTGAATTCGTCAAGGGTCAGGCTGGCGCGGCGCTCACGCAGGAGCCGCTCGATATGCAGCGCCTGATTGCGATGCGAGAGGCTGGCGCGATCGGCCGCGAGGCGAACCACGAAACGCTCCATGTCGCGGCGCAAGGCCAGCAGCATGCGCTCGCGCGCCAGATCGATCGGCGCAATGTGCAGGCCGTGGCGCGGACGAATGACGATGAGCGTGTCGGCGGAGAGACGGTTGACGGCGTGATGCACCGGCGTGCGGCCGAAGCCGGTGATCTCCTGCAATTCCAGCATGGTCATGAACTGACCGGGCTTGAGCTCGCAATGGACGAGGAGCTCCTCGATCTTCTGATAGGCCAGCTCGAAGAAATTGACGCGGTTGCGCCGGGAGGGCCTGCCCTCGCCGTCGTCGCTCCTCACCACTTCGAGCGCGCGTTTGCGCCGTGCCATGTCGTCCTCCCGTCCACCCGCGTTCTCGGGCGGGGCGCCTCGCTCCGAGGCGTCGTGTTTGTGACATCCTTAAAACATGTTGTGATATATTACAAGCGGGCGTAAGACTGCCCTCGCCCCGCCGCCAAGCGCGGCCCGAAGATGACAAACAACAGGGCGCTAAGTGCCCGACGGGAGGATTGTGACCGTGAAGATCACGTCGATCGAGACGCTGCGTACCGAAGAATTCTCCAACGTCATCTGGGTGCGCGTTCACACCGACACCGGCGTGATCGGTCTCGGCGAGACCTTCTACGGCGCAGGCGCCGTCGAAGCGCAGATCCACGACACCTTTGCCGGCCGCCTGCTCGGCCGCAATCCCCTGCATATCGAAGCGATTCACCGCGATATGCTCAACCTGCCGATGGCGCAGTCCTCCACCGGCGTCGAATATCGCGCGGCGTCCGCGATCGACATCGCGCTGTGGGACCTGTTCGGCAAGGTCTGCGGCCAGCCGGTGCACCAGATGCTCGGCGGCCTCTGCCGTGACAAGCAGCGCATCTACAACACCTGCGCCGGCACGCAATATGTGCGGTCCACCAATATCAGCCCGGTCTCGAACTGGAATCTCGGTGCTGCCAAGGGACCCTACGAAGACCTCGACGGCTTCATGAACCGTGCCGATGCGCTGGCCGAAAGCCTGCTCGAAAGCGGCATCTCGGCGATGAAGATCTGGCCGTTCGATCCGGCGGCGCAGGAGAACAAGGGCCTCTACATCACGGCCGCGCAGATGAAGCAGGCGATCGAGCCGTTCGAGAAGATCCGCAAAGCGGTGGGCGACAAGATGGAGATCATGGTCGAGCTCCATTCGCTGTGGAATCTGCCGACCGCCAAGCAGATCGCGCGCGCGCTCGAGCCCTACAAACCGACCTGGTACGAGGACCCGATCCGGATGAACTCGCCGCAGGCGCTGGCTGAATACGCCCGCTCCACCGACGTCTGGGTCTGCGCCAGCGAGACGCTGGGCTCGCGCTTCCCCTACAAGGACATGCTCGACCGCGACGCCATGCATGTGGTGATGGCGGACCTGTGCTGGACCGGCGGCCTCACCGAAGGGCGCAAGATCGCGGCCATGGCCGAGACCTATCACCGCCCCTTTGCTCCTCATGACTGCATCGGCCCGATCGGCTTCATCGCCGCCATCCACATGTCGTTCAGCCAGCCCAACACCTTGATCCAGGAATCGGTGCGCGCCTTCTACAAGGGCTGGTACAATGAGCTCGTCACCACGATGCCCGTGATCAAGGATGGCTATGTCTTCCCGATGGAAGGCCCTGGCCTTGGCGTCGACCTTCTGCCCGCCGTCTTCGAGCGCTCCGATCTCATCGTGCGTCGCTCCAACGTCTAAGGACCTTCCGACATGAGCACTTCCCTGTTCGATCTCTCCGGCCGCACCGCGCTCGTCACCGGCTCGTCCCGCGGCCTCGGCCGCGCCATCGCCGAGGGCATGGCGAGGGCCGGCGCGAAGATCATCATCAACGGCGTCGATCCCAAACGCGTCGAGCAGGCCGTCGCCGAGTTTCGCGCCGCCGGCCACCAGGCCGAGGGTGCCGCGTTCAACGTCACCGACGAGCCCGCCATCGTCGCCACCTTCAACGATTTCGACAAGAAGGGCATTGCAGTCGACATCGTCGTCAACAATGCCGGCATCCAGCACCGCAAGCCGCTGGTCGAGTTCACCACCGACGAATGGCGCAAGGTGATCGAGACCAACCTCACCAGCGCCTTCGTGATCGGCCGGGAAGCTGCCAAGCGCATGATCCCGCGCAAGCACGGCAAGATCATCAATATCGGCTCGCTCGGCAGCGAGCTCGCCCGCCCCACCATCGCGCCCTACACCGCGGCCAAGGGCGGCATCAAGAACCTGACCCGCTCGATGGCGGTGGAATGGGCCCAGCACGGCATCACGGCCAATGCGATCGGCCCCGGCTACATGCTGACCGACATGAACGAGGCGCTGGTCAGCAACGCCGACTTCAACAACTGGCTGATGGGCCGCATTCCCTCCAAGCGCTGGGGCAAGCCGGACGAGCTGGTGGGCGCCGCGATCTTCCTGGCGTCGGATGCCTCAACCTATGTTAACGGCCAGATCATCTATGTCGATGGCGGCATGATCGCCGCGATGTGACCTGCGAACAGGAGCAAGCCATGCGCGCCGTCGTCATCCATGCCCCCAAGGATTTGCGGATCGACAGCTATCCCGACCCAGCGCCCGGCCCGGGCGAGGTCCGCGTCAAGATCGCCAATGGCGGCATCTGCGGCTCCGACCTGCATTACTATCATCACGGCGGTTTCGGCGTCGTGCGCATCCAGCAGCCGATGGCGGTGGGCCACGAGATCGCCGGCGTGGTCGCTGCGGTCGGTGATGGCGTCACGGCGGTAAAGCCGGGCACGCGCGTCGCGGTCAATCCAAGCAAGCCGTGCGGGATGTGCCTGCATTGCCAGGAGGGCATGCGCAACCAGTGCCTCGACATGCGCTTCCTCGGCAGCGCGATGCGCTTTCCCCATGTGCAGGGCGGCTTCCGCGAATTCATCACGGTCGACGCCACGCAGGCCGTGCCGATCGCGGACAAGCTCTCGCTTGCGGAAGCCGCGGTCGCCGAGCCGCTCGCGGTGTGCCTGCACGCCGGCAAGCAGGCCGGCCCCCTGCTCGGCAAGCGCGTGCTGATCACCGGGTGCGGCCCGATCGGCGCGCTGATGATTTTGGTGTCGCGCTTCGGCGGCGCATCCGAGATCGTGGTCACCGATGTCGCCGAGGCGCCGCTCGCGGTTGCGCGAAAAGTTGGCGCGACGCACGCCATCAACGTCGCGGCCGATGCCACGGCGCTCGATCCCTGGCGCGCCGGCAAGGGCGTGTTCGACACGCTGTTCGAAGCCTCCGGCAATCAGGCCGCACTTCGCGCCGCGCTTGACGTGCTCAGGCCCGGCGCGACGCTGGTGCAGCTCGGCCTCGGCGGCGAGATGACGCTGCCGATCAATTCCATCGTCGCCAAGGAATTGCAGCTGCGCGGCACCTTCCGCTTCGACCCCGAGTTCGAGCTCGCGGTGCGGCTGATGGGCGAAGGCCTCATCGACGTCAACCCGCTGATCACGGCCACCATGCCGTTCGAGAACGCGGTCGCCGCCTTCGAGCTCGCCAGCGACCGCTCGCAGTCGATGAAGGTGCAGCTTACTTTCTAGCTCCTTCCGCGGCCTGCTGGCTTTCGATCAGCCGGTCGCTGACCAGCCGAACCGCACCGCGTTTCCAGGAATAGTCCGCGCCGAGGCGCAAGCCACTGTCGCCGCGCGCTAAAACCGCGCCGGTGCCGGCATCGCGCAGCTGGAAGCCGAGCGTGTATTCGGTGCGGCTGACCCGCCGCACCACGCCGATCAGCGATTGATCCGCACCGAGCTGTTTCGCAATCGCGGCCTCGCAACCACCGCAGTCGCGCAAGGCGCGCGCCTTCACTGCCTCGCCGCCCGCGCCGCCGACGTCGACGATGCGGTAGCGGCCGGACTGGCCGAGGACGTCGCGCACGCCGCCGGTGACGTCGGCCAGGTTCGATACA from Bradyrhizobium sp. CCBAU 53351 includes the following:
- a CDS encoding PAS domain-containing sensor histidine kinase produces the protein MRSRMTTADALNDPLNDPLPETIAAERLRQHLEDVARERDNAYRALQERETELARIQRIGKVGGVEVDFREGFKNRRSPEYLMLHGLPPEAAEESHEDWVNRIHPDDRDATVKHFIDALAGTSEDYTAEYRIIRPNDGETRWIRVVAKIERDKDGRAIRLVGAHIDVTDQMLARETLRESEERFRLIADSAPVPIWVTKLDRTRSFANQAYVDFVGLPYDQAIAFDWRKVLHPDDLPHVLQQSVQGEASLKPFVLEARYKNASGEWRWLRSESQPRWDPTGKHIGFIGVAHDITVAKQAEIELRRLNETLEERIAERTAELESNEARLRAILETSNQYQGLVNLSGELLYANKTALDGMGAHSSEVIGKPLWETPWFSATEGMSALVREAFHTVLKGEAVRLEMRLRLPIGERDFDFGMRPVLDRHGNITGAVPEAVDITERRRGEEALRQSQKMEAIGQLTGGVAHDFNNLLTIIRSATDFLRRRELPEERRRRYVDAISDTVERASKLTAQLLAFARRQPLKPQIFNVGSQVEGVAQLVRPLVGGRIEIAVEIQDADCFTIADIAQFETALINLAINARDAMEGEGSLTIAVRKVSGIPSLRAQSARSGDYVAISVTDTGSGIAPEHLDSIFEPFFTTKEVGKGTGLGLSQAFGFAKQSEGDVAVTSTQGKGATFTIYLPQAQSPVAEKEAAALIHEAATTGRGYRVLVVEDNDDVGQFSTELLEDLGYVVRRVANANAALAILGENEFAVDLVFSDVIMPGMNGVELAGIIRERYPGLPVVLTSGYSNVLAENAHRGFELIQKPYSVESLSRILRKAITEKLSVAR
- a CDS encoding MFS transporter gives rise to the protein MSSETPDRARQAGRALDAANFFLADVRDGLGPYLAVYLLTEQHWDEARIGLVMSVATIAGIVAQTPAGALVDATRAKRLMMVIAAIMVTLASLSLPLFPSFLPVAISQGIAQAAVVIFPPAIAAVSLGIFGRAAFTRRIGRNETFNHAGNAVAAALAGVSAYWFGPTVVFYLLSAMAIASLLSILAIPARAIDHDLARGLHDAGTDAQQDTPSGIAVLLTCRPLLVFAICVLLFHLSNAAMLPLVGQKLALQDKNMGTSLMSACIVAAQVVMVPFAMLVGARADRWGHKRFFLAALLILPIRGALYTLSDNPFWLVGVQLLDGVGAGIFGAIFPVIVADLMRNTGRFNVAQGAVITAQSIGAALSTTLAGFAVVGAGYSAAFISLGLVAAIGAAICILALPETRHGAARAQGETAAPASAIAAE
- a CDS encoding arsenic transporter: MPSDAIWAWSIIVVVTAGVIIRPFRLPEAVWAVIGASALVLSGLLPWQDALAGIAKGLDVYLFLIGMMLIAELARLEGLFDYLAALAVEYAAGSPQRLFLLIYLVGTLVTVLLSNDATAIVLTPAVYAATRAAGAKPLPYLFVCAFIANAASFVLPISNPANLVVFGARMPHLTEWLRLFALPSAASILLTYIVLRLTQHRALKEETIAHRVPHPELGRGGKLTAIGIVAIGIVLVTASALDKQLGLPTFICGGVTAAIVLLLSRQSPVPVLRGVSWSVLPLVGGLFVMVEVLIKTGVIAQLSALLHQAVAQSVPQAAWSVGIATALADNIANNLPVGLVAGSVAASDHLPAPVVSAILIGVDLGPNLSVTGSLATILWLVALRREKIEVGAWPFLKLGLLVTPPALIAALAAAIR
- a CDS encoding MFS transporter, whose translation is MSTTAMPQPTASEAAVRYLITNYSPKGNKVGWLMMASILVEAWDLYSIAFVLIFIKEQFNPDPLMLGLAAAGTQGGALIGALLGGWLSDKIGRRVMFLATMVLFIVLALAQAFVPDITWLIVIRFLLGIPLGSDISTGYTYIMESMAKGEREVMGNRWQFMFAVGEVLTIGVIVIFLLIDMNHETLWRVTLGLGALPALIILIMRHDVPETAVWLVQKGRYREAKQVAREMFNDNLDMLPDQDVEVPKVSTRAFLADLKKDPIRWRATLYGWIACFVQASEFSTFAFYLPVLFVMVGVSSVLGINLVTMALFSFAALSGWVGPLLTPKIGHRGISIAGFSIVLAALLVAAFALYTDNKILLPFAAAAMLWGHYWDASNCMTIPTMVAKPKYRGTASGFAYMFVKLPSFLAIFLFPTVFAAIGQANATLMVAIFPLMGLLAAIFILPEVYGYEND
- a CDS encoding GntR family transcriptional regulator — encoded protein: MARRKRALEVVRSDDGEGRPSRRNRVNFFELAYQKIEELLVHCELKPGQFMTMLELQEITGFGRTPVHHAVNRLSADTLIVIRPRHGLHIAPIDLARERMLLALRRDMERFVVRLAADRASLSHRNQALHIERLLRERRASLTLDEFNSIDRRIDALVLEAAGEPFLVHTLRPLHTLYRRIGYIHHRFMPGQADLSGTIDHHLGILNAVANRRVEDAVKASDALIDYMGEMFNGMEVGIDPRLLDCSIEPLLGT
- a CDS encoding mandelate racemase/muconate lactonizing enzyme family protein, whose protein sequence is MKITSIETLRTEEFSNVIWVRVHTDTGVIGLGETFYGAGAVEAQIHDTFAGRLLGRNPLHIEAIHRDMLNLPMAQSSTGVEYRAASAIDIALWDLFGKVCGQPVHQMLGGLCRDKQRIYNTCAGTQYVRSTNISPVSNWNLGAAKGPYEDLDGFMNRADALAESLLESGISAMKIWPFDPAAQENKGLYITAAQMKQAIEPFEKIRKAVGDKMEIMVELHSLWNLPTAKQIARALEPYKPTWYEDPIRMNSPQALAEYARSTDVWVCASETLGSRFPYKDMLDRDAMHVVMADLCWTGGLTEGRKIAAMAETYHRPFAPHDCIGPIGFIAAIHMSFSQPNTLIQESVRAFYKGWYNELVTTMPVIKDGYVFPMEGPGLGVDLLPAVFERSDLIVRRSNV
- a CDS encoding SDR family oxidoreductase, which gives rise to MSTSLFDLSGRTALVTGSSRGLGRAIAEGMARAGAKIIINGVDPKRVEQAVAEFRAAGHQAEGAAFNVTDEPAIVATFNDFDKKGIAVDIVVNNAGIQHRKPLVEFTTDEWRKVIETNLTSAFVIGREAAKRMIPRKHGKIINIGSLGSELARPTIAPYTAAKGGIKNLTRSMAVEWAQHGITANAIGPGYMLTDMNEALVSNADFNNWLMGRIPSKRWGKPDELVGAAIFLASDASTYVNGQIIYVDGGMIAAM
- a CDS encoding L-idonate 5-dehydrogenase — its product is MRAVVIHAPKDLRIDSYPDPAPGPGEVRVKIANGGICGSDLHYYHHGGFGVVRIQQPMAVGHEIAGVVAAVGDGVTAVKPGTRVAVNPSKPCGMCLHCQEGMRNQCLDMRFLGSAMRFPHVQGGFREFITVDATQAVPIADKLSLAEAAVAEPLAVCLHAGKQAGPLLGKRVLITGCGPIGALMILVSRFGGASEIVVTDVAEAPLAVARKVGATHAINVAADATALDPWRAGKGVFDTLFEASGNQAALRAALDVLRPGATLVQLGLGGEMTLPINSIVAKELQLRGTFRFDPEFELAVRLMGEGLIDVNPLITATMPFENAVAAFELASDRSQSMKVQLTF